The following proteins are encoded in a genomic region of Miscanthus floridulus cultivar M001 unplaced genomic scaffold, ASM1932011v1 fs_170_1_2, whole genome shotgun sequence:
- the LOC136530652 gene encoding chalcone synthase 3 produces the protein MAGATVTVEEVRKAQRATGPATVLAIGTATPANCVYQADYPDYYFRITKSEHMTDLKEKFKRMCDKSQIRKRYMHLTEEYLAENPNMCAYMAPSLDARQDIVVVEVPKLGKAAAQKAIKEWGQPKSKITHLVFCTTSGVDMPGADYQLTKMLGLRPSVNRLMMYQQGCFAGGTVLRVAKDLAENNRGARVLVVCSEITAVTFRGPSESHLDSMVGQALFGDGAAAVIVGADPDERVERPLFQLVSAAQTILPDSEGAIDGHLREVGLTFHLLKDVPGLISKNIERALEEAFKPLGISDWNSIFWVAHPGGPAILDQVEAKVGLDKERMRATRHVLSEYGNMSSACVLFILDEMRKRSAEDGQATTGEGFDWGVLFGFGPGLTVETVVLHSVPITTGAAITA, from the exons ATGGCCGGCGCGACTGTGACCGTGGAGGAGGTGAGGAAGGCCCAGCGCGCGACTGGTCCGGCCACCGTGCTGGCGATCGGGACGGCGACGCCCGCCAACTGCGTGTACCAGGCGGACTACCCGGACTACTACTTCCGGATCACCAAGAGCGAGCACATGACCGACCTCAAGGAGAAGTTCAAGAGGATGT GCGACAAGTCGCAGATCCGGAAGCGGTACATGCACCTGACGGAGGAGTACCTGGCGGAGAACCCCAACATGTGCGCGTACATGGCGCCGTCGCTGGACGCGCGCCAGGACATCGTGGTAGTGGAGGTCCCCAAGCTGGGGAAGGCCGCGGCGCAGAAGGCGATCAAGGAGTGGGGGCAGCCGAAATCCAAGATCACGCACCTGGTCTTCTGCACCACGTCCGGGGTCGACATGCCGGGCGCCGACTACCAGCTGACCAAGATGCTGGGCCTGCGGCCCTCGGTGAACCGCCTGATGATGTACCAGCAGGGGTGCTTCGCGGGCGGCACGGTGCTGCGCGTGGCCAAGGACCTCGCGGAGAACAACCGCGGCGCGCGGGTTCTGGTGGTGTGCTCCGAGATCACGGCCGTCACGTTCCGGGGCCCCTCCGAGTCCCACCTCGACTCCATGGTCGGGCAGGCGCTGTTCGGCGACGGGGCAGCGGCGGTCATCGTGGGCGCCGACCCCGACGAGCGCGTGGAGCGCCCGCTCTTCCAGCTCGTGTCGGCAGCGCAGACCATCCTGCCGGACTCCGAGGGCGCCATCGACGGCCACCTCCGCGAGGTCGGGCTCACGTTCCACCTGCTCAAGGACGTTCCGGGGCTCATCTCCAAGAACATCGAGCGCGCGCTGGAGGAGGCGTTCAAGCCGCTGGGGATCAGCGACTGGAACTCCATCTTCTGGGTGGCGCACCCGGGTGGCCCCGCCATCCTGGACCAGGTGGAGGCCAAGGTCGGCCTGGACAAGGAGCGGATGCGCGCGACGCGCCACGTCCTCTCCGAGTACGGCAACATGTCCAGCGCCTGCGTGCTCTTCATCCTCGACGAGATGCGCAAGCGCTCCGCCGAGGATGGGCAGGCCACCACGGGGGAGGGGTTCGACTGGGGCGTCCTCTTCGGCTTCGGCCCCGGGCTCACCGTCGAGACCGTGGTGCTCCACAGCGTCCCCATCACCACCGGAGCGGCCATCACCGCCTGA